In a genomic window of Thunnus thynnus chromosome 16, fThuThy2.1, whole genome shotgun sequence:
- the LOC137199727 gene encoding E3 SUMO-protein ligase RanBP2-like isoform X2 has protein sequence MNQCEETEKGVHPSEIPLCGQHDNQTEAQSPEQQQKPDDQVLSRFMVRNRFPRARNVPKQSAEMEKPDFGGSLSSDLKKDVADGDPVQSSDTGHVSEYLKVQERDPKAHSFLGQLYEREGDIDKAEGCYRQSVDSNSAEGDLALRMAEFLVNKEEFDSRAEFWVEKAATLLPGNLAVFNLKERLLDRQHQQCRKRHFELLQAELAARPADAQVNVKLVQMFRQDGRLDEAVKHCLAVERSGMLRHSLDWYNAVVCTLQVYLSQSSIISNEKMCRRLQKELLLAHCNLLRITLSGRSVQSSINALRGFDQAMKMLSSVAGHHTDGLCEVFVEMQGHLYLHAAALLLKLAQDRQQTWSTVIDLAALCYLFAYQVPRPKIKVTKRDQSGPKHLELLACDRLSQAGHMLLSLSTDASAFIREVVEAYGKRSGQDSLFKLLFGPQASTGSSFIATVDIRSIKALTPQISQLAEWDAGSILLHDGDLQHLSWLGLQWTLLAQRPALRDWLQQLFPMLTQETSKLDTNAPESICLLDLEVFLYGVVFCSHCQLQEMAKINQHQQQQLSEPRCLPLPLLRLLTTDRQREWWDAVCSLIHKRASPDKAKLQVTVKHGLNTLRAGEKHGLQPALVIHWAQCLSQMVDGVHSYDTKTYISRSVHYWKVALSLLDSIKNKRSIPEPLYPLFIHFPSKDIQISSVKGYEEEAKIAFATLLDIEGKTEEAITTLETVNNISSIWHLAQIYQRLSKEASRKFRTYLSKIYKAKADDIEKLPVSMQEVVDLLNDVNQQLGESGEAMDKERKKENKGRRGPAHFSAAHPTETSSTISHIKVSTASPNKSIVSPSKRNLISPKTPPHWVEEQKSLLQMLCQQVEALKNEVHELRHNSSGNAGSPHTVYKETDTVPEKPTAQEQPSSQTYIFTFGNKYSNGLSFADAAQSTNTGSLFGDMEQPLKFGDVTKPVFGMAKSAAEEEREVDNNNDSMHVEEDEDGPHFEPIVPLLDKVDVKTGEQEEEEMFCNRAKLYRFDTETKEWKERGTGNVKILKHSTKGKARLLMRREQVLKICANHYINADMLLKLNAGSDKSWVWNAIDYADEEPKPEQLAIHFKTVEEASLFKAKFQEAQKIVLRSSKKHDQQEKKEKSLKTSDPLATSASKFALKEVEWDCTVCCVRNKYKDMQCVACQSGNPNSSSKPDIQSASETKGSPFTFKFGTDTSKPSSSGSPLTGFGAVRASIPSSFTVGTSTSKPADTVTSGFGSGFGIQFCKKPGQWDCGTCSVTNEASADSCVSCKALKTSPKTTATAQVVPAATTPAVKPSEVVDSGFGAQFSKKPGQWDCDVCAVRNEASADKCVACCTPNPAAKLKEGAPVASTLSTVTVFSAFGAYFAKKDEKWNCNSCLLRNDASAAECVSCHTPHDTLSLEAMFAKKDGKWDCDVCLVRNDASANKCVACQAPNPNAKSIGTKSSSSQPAGTQFTMPFATGSTFQLDQNKNNSSTTSFKFEAPQFRYSTRSSLGFSLPIPSGGFKFDILDTAKETPSTDIKTRPSGSASKSLKSIADKHKKKDVSPPSVGQTEQVKNPLIDGKTNTFRLADLAGSSGGDFQFGQKDPNFKVLSGAGEQVLSSLQATPTKTDAPNELEKDGMYKTEANDDIQFEPVVKMPDKVDLVKGEEEDEQVLYSQRVKLFRFDFNTRRWKERGVGILKFLKNATNGRLRMLMRREQVLKICANHWITTTMNLKPLAGSDKTWIWMANDFSDEDAKPEQLAAKFKSPELAKEFKEKFEECQRLLLDIPPQTLRNLVDTGRTAYLIQKAEEMKSGLKDLRLFLTDEKPKIKDDDSQGDITTTSHVSSPVIKPHGETTGTTLEWDNYDPGEEALDDTADSSVYASSLASSPLRKNPFHFGESTGGFIFSFQPGISPSKSPAKLNQSRASEGTDEEQDLTQNEERDGHYYTEPVVPLPDLVEISTGEENEQVVFSQKAKLYRYDKELSQWKERGIGDLKILQNYDTKRVRLIMRRYQVLKICANHWISTAMKLEPMKGAEKAWVWSALDFAEVGEGNIEQLAVRFKLQDTAITFKQVFEEAKVAQERGELMTPVISRVATPQDSGPAVVSPAKFMFGSDSLQKIFGSPKSHSDDCESGLKAKDSEHPARPSSVAPAFKIPEKGQGSERSDDDSEVEVMNVREPTAEQAALARKLLLPLTFICYWNEPGYTSDDQPDDEDYESAVKALNGKLYPDPSERKATACGDESDCRQVVWEKKLTPEEEKKAKSQQLPHHFFCGLSTTDNDSDHNKSEDFETEVRKDAQLNKADKVSSSAAEETSDASSSSAEAADGSSTIENQTSDHPTDTQSEAPSSMSPTDLSTKKSPEPESNAGTATATTATTASQDSNFSWANTGMTIFKPSVSSATKINGYEEMSDEEEAPKNVDIHFEPIVSLPEVETKSGDEDEEILFKERAKLYRWDRDLGQWKERGIGDLKILFHPTKHFYRILMRRERVLRVCANHTISQAMELKPMNASPNALRWTATDYSDGDAAVEQLAAKFKTPEIAESFKKTFCECQSRIGQSSDDASCISSPQMSRVQEHSRDSNPKVFLTVAADGQPLGTMTVELFSHIVPKTVENFRVLCTGEKGFGLRDSIFHKVIPDFMCQGGDITNSDGTGGKSIYGSKFEDENFDVRHTGPGILSMANRGRDTNNSQFFITLKKAEHLDFKHVAFGWVQEGMDVVQQMGELGTKGGVPAKKIVITDCGQL, from the exons gaagCCAGACTTTGGTGGATCTCTCTCCTCAGATTTAAAGAAGGACGTTGCTGATGGTGATCCAGTTCAGTCTTCAGACACTGG ACATGTATCAGAGTATCTCAAAGTCCAGGAGAGGGATCCCAAAGCACACTCTTTCCTTGGACAGCTCtacgagagagagggagacatcGACAAGGCCGAAGGATGTTACAGG caATCGGTGGACTCGAACTCGGCTGAGGGCGACCTGGCGCTGAGGATGGCTGAGTTTCTGGTCAATAAGGAGGAAtttgacagcagagcagagttcTGGGTGGAGAAAGCTGCCACGCTGCTGCCGGGAAACCTTGCAGTCTTTAACCTGAAG GAGCGTCTGTTGGATCGTCAACATCAACAGTGTCGGAAACGACACTTTGAACTCCTCCAGGCTGAGCTGGCGGCTCGGCCGGCTGACGCACAGGTGAACGTGAAGTTGGTACAGATGTTCCGTCAGGACGGTCGGCTGGATGAGGCCGTTAAGCATTGCCTGGCTGTTGAGAGAAGCGGCATGCTTCGCCACAGTCTGGACTGGTACAACGCGGTGGTGTGCACACTGCAG GTTTATCTGTCTCAGTCCAGCATCATCAGCAACGAGAAGATGTGTCGGCGTCTCCAGAAAGAGCTGCTATTGGCTCACTGCAACCTGCTGAGAATCACACTGTCTGGGCGCAGCGTGCAGTCCAGCATTAATGCCCTAAGAGG ttttgacCAAGCAATGAAGATGCTGAGCAGCGTTGCAGGCCACCACACAGACGGCCTTTGTGAAGTGTTCGTGGAGATGCAAGGTCACCTCTATTTGCATGCTGCTGCATTACTGTTGAAGCTGGCTCAGGATCGGCAGCAGACCTGGAGCACCGTCATTGACCTGGCTGCGCTTTGCTACCTGTTTGCATACCAG GTCCCCAGACCGAAGATTAAAGTGACGAAAAGAGACCAGTCAGGGCCAAAGCATCTGGAGCTGCTGGCGTGCGACCGACTGAGTCAGGCCGGCCACATGTTGCTCAGTCTGAGCACCGACGCGTCTGCCTTCATCAGAGAG GTGGTGGAGGCGTATGGGAAGCGTAGCGGTCAGGACTCTCTGTTTAAACTCCTGTTTGGACCGCAGGCCTCGACTGGATCTTCCTTTATCGCCACTGTTGACATTCGTTCCATTAAGGCACTGACTCCACAGATCTCTCAGCTGGCCGAGTGGGACGCTG GCTCCATCCTGCTGCATGATGGTGACTTGCAACATCTGAGCTGGTTGGGGCTGCAGTGGACCCTTCTGGCCCAGAGACCAGCCCTGCGGGACTGGCTACAGCAGCTCTTTCCAATGCTGACCCAGGAAACCTCCAAACTGGACACTAATGCACCAGAGTCCATCTGCCTGCTGGACTTGGAG GTGTTTTTGTATGGTGTGGTGTTCTGTAGCCATTGTCAGCTCCAGGAGATGGCGAAGATCAACCAGCACCAGCAACAGCAGCTCTCTGAACCTCGCTGCCtcccccttcctctccttcGCCTCTTGACCACTGACCGACAGAGGGAGTGGTGGGACGCCGTCTGCAGCCTCATTCACAAACGAGCTTC TCCTGACAAAGCAAAATTGCAAGTGACTGTGAAACATGGACTGAACACTCTGAGGGCTGGAGAGAAACATGGGCTCCAACCAGCTCTGGTTATCCACTGGGCTCAGTGTCTCAGCCAGATG GTTGATGGAGTGCACTCGTATGACACGAAGACGTACATCAGCCGCAGTGTTCACTACTGGAAAGTCGCCCTTTCACTGTTGGACAGCATCAAAAACAAACGCAGTATACCCGAACCCCTTTACCCGCTCTTCATACACTTTCCTTCTAAAGATATTCAG ATCTCATCTGTGAAGGGATATGAAGAGGAAGCCAAAATCGCATTTGCAACTCTCCTTGACATTGAAGGCAAGACAGAGGAGGCCATCACTACCTTGGAAACCGTCAATAACATATCGTCCATCTGGCATCTGGCTCAG ATCTACCAGCGGCTGTCAAAGGAGGCCAGCAGGAAGTTCAGGACCTACCTGTCCAAGATCTACAAAGCCAAAGCAGATGACATTGAAAAG TTGCCTGTGTCCATGCAGGAAGTTGTGGACCTCCTGAATGATGTGAACCAACAGCTGGGGGAGAGTGGGGAGGCCATGgataaagagaggaagaaggagaacaAGGGTCGAAGAGGACCAGCCCACTTCAGCGCTGCTCATCCCACAGAAACCAGTTCCACCATCTCCCACATCAAAGTTTCCACTGCCTCCCCTAACAAAAGCATTGTCTCTCCTTCCAAAAGAAACCTG ATTTCTCCGAAGACACCACCTCATTGGGTTGAGGAACAGAAAAGTCTCCTCCAGATGCTCTGTCAGCAAGTTGAAGCTCTCAAG AATGAGGTTCATGAGCTGAGACATAACTCTTCAGGGAATGCAGGCTCTCCTCATACTGTTTATAAGGAGACAGATACTGTTCCAGAGAAGCCCACAGCTCAAGAGCAGCCCTCTAGCCAAACTTACATCTTCACCTTTGGCAATAAATATTCGAATGGCCTCTCCTTTGCTGATGCAGCACAAAGCACAAATACCGGAAGTCTGTTTGGAGACATGGAGCAGCCACTTAAATTTGGGGATGTTACAAAGCCAGTGTTTGGGATGGCCAAGTCTGCAGCAGAAGAGGAAAGGGAAGTGGATAATAACAACGACAGCATGCATGttgaggaggatgaagatggtCCTCACTTTGAACCCATTGTACCCCTTCTGGACAAAGTAGATGTGAAAACAGGTgagcaagaagaggaggagatgttTTGCAATAGGGCAAAGCTGTATCGATTtgacacagaaacaaaagagTGGAAGGAGCGGGGCACTGGCAACGTTAAAATCCTAAAACACAGCACTAAAGGGAAGGCTCGCCTCTTAATGAGAAGGGAACAAGTCCTTAAGATCTGTGCCAACCATTACATCAATGCTGATATGCTATTGAAACTGAATGCTGGCTCTGACAAATCCTGGGTCTGGAATGCCATTGATTACGCAGATGAAGAACCTAAACCTGAGCAGCTAGCCATCCACTTCAAAACCGTAGAGGAGGCATCACTTTTCAAGGCCAAGTTTCAGGAAGCCCAGAAAATTGTGCTGAGATCATCAAAAAAGCATGATcaacaggagaagaaagagaaaagcttAAAAACCTCTGATCCACTGGCAACATCGGCATCAAAGTTTGCACTTAAAGAAGTGGAATGGGACTGCACTGTGTGCTGTGTAAGAAATAAGTACAAGGATATGCAGTGTGTTGCTTGTCAAAGTGGCAATCCCAATTCTTCATCAAAGCCAGACATCCAATCTGCAAGTGAAACCAAAGGCAGTCCCTTTACTTTCAAATTTGGGACTGACACATCAAAACCCAGCAGTTCTGGCTCTCCATTAACTGGATTCGGTGCTGTTCGAGCTTCCATACCCTCTTCATTTACAGTTGGCACAAGCACCTCAAAACCTGCTGACACAGTAACCAGTGGATTTGGTTCTGGCTTTGGGATTCAGTTTTGCAAGAAGCCAGGGCAGTGGGACTGTGGCACATGTTCTGTAACAAATGAGGCCTCTGCAGACAGTTGTGTCTCTTGTAAAGCTCTGAAAACTTCACCTAAAACAACTGCTACAGCACAAGTGGTACCAGCTGCAACTACACCTGCAGTTAAGCCCTCAGAGGTTGTTGACTCTGGGTTTGGTGCCCAGTTTAGCAAGAAGCCAGGGCAGTGGGActgtgatgtatgtgcagtaagaaatgaagcttcagctgaCAAATGTGTTGCCTGTTGTACTCCAAACCCTGCTGCTAAATTAAAAGAGGGTGCTCCAGTTGCATCCACTCTGTCAACAGTGACAGTTTTTTCAGCATTTGGAGCTTATTTTGCAAAGAAGGATGAGAAGTGGAACTGCAATTCCTGCCTGCTCAGAAATGATGCATCAGCTGCTGAATGTGTGTCTTGCCACACCCCTCATGACACCCTGTCTTTAGAGGCCATGTTTGCCAAGAAGGATGGAAAATGGGACTGTGACGTATGTCTGGTGAGAAATGACGCCTCTGCCAATAAGTGCGTGGCCTGTCAGGCACCAAATCCCAATGCTAAAAGCATTGGAACAAAGAGTTCATCAAGCCAGCCTGCTGGAACTCAATTTACAATGCCTTTTGCAACAGGCAGCACTTTTCAGCTtgatcaaaacaaaaataacagctCGACTACTTCTTTCAAGTTTGAGGCTCCTCAGTTTAGATATAGTACCAGAAGTTCATTAGGCTTTTCTTTGCCCATTCCATCTGGTGGCTTCAAGTTTGACATTCTGGACACTGCAAAAGAAACTCCCTCAACTGATATTAAGACACGCCCATCAGGGTCAGCTTCTAAATCTCTTAAAAGCATAGCTGacaaacacaagaagaaagATGTGTCTCCACCTTCAGTAGGCCAAACAGAGCAAGTTAAAAATCCATTAATTGATGGGAAAACCAATACATTCAGGCTTGCAGACTTGGCAGGTTCCTCTGGAGGAGACTTCCAGTTTGGCCAGAAAGACCCCAATTTCAAAGTTCTCTCTGGGGCTGGTGAGCAGGTGCTCTCATCCCTCCAGGCAACACCCACAAAGACAGATGCCCCAAATGAGTTGGAGAAAGATGGCATGTATAAAACAGAAGCAAATGATGATATCCAGTTTGAACCAGTGGTCAAGATGCCTGACAAGGTGGACCTGgtgaagggggaggaggaggatgaacaGGTTCTTTATTCTCAGCGTGTCAAACTGTTTAGATTTGACTTTAACACCAGACGGTGGAAAGAGCGTGGCGTAGGAATCCTTAAATTTCTAAAAAATGCCACTAATGGCCGGCTACGGATGCTGATGAGAAGAGAGCAAGTTCTGAAGATTTGTGCCAATCACTGGATCACCACCACCATGAATCTTAAGCCGCTGGCAGGCTCAGACAAGACATGGATTTGGATGGCCAATGATTTCTCTGATGAGGATGCTAAACCAGAGCAGTTGGCTGCCAAATTTAAAAGCCCGGAGCTTGCTAAGGAATTTAAGGAAAAGTTTGAAGAGTGTCAGAGACTTCTCTTAGACATCCCCCCACAAACCCTGCGCAACCTTGTTGACACAGGTAGAACAGCATATCTCATTCAAAAAGCGGAGGAAATGAAGTCTGGTTTGAAAGACCTAAGATTATTTTTGACAGATGAAAAACCGAAGATCAAAGATGACGACAGCCAGGGAGACATTACAACAACCAGCCATGTTTCAAGCCCTGTAATCAAGCCTCATGGTGAAACCACTGGCACTACCCTAGAGTGGGACAACTATGACCCTGGAGAAGAGGCTTTAGATGATACTGCTGACTCATCAGTATATGCCTCTTCCCTTGCCAGCAGCCCCCTGAGAAAGAACCCTTTCCACTTTGGGGAATCCACTGGTGGATTCATCTTCAGCTTCCAGCCTGGCATTAGCCCCTCCAAATCTCCTGCTAAGCTTAACCAGAGCAGAGCTTCAGAGGGCACTGATGAGGAGCAGGATTTAACCCAGAATGAGGAAAGAGATGGCCACTACTACACAGAACCTGTGGTCCCCTTGCCTGATCTGGTGGAAATTTCCACAGGGGAGGAAAATGAACAGGTAGTCTTCAGTCAGAAGGCCAAACTGTATCGCTATGACAAGGAGCTGAGTCAATGGAAGGAGAGGGGTATTGGAGACCTCAAGATCTTGCAGAATTATGACACCAAACGAGTGAGGTTGATAATGAGGAGATACCAGGTACTCAAGATCTGTGCCAACCATTGGATCTCAACGGCCATGAAGCTTGAACCTATGAAGGGTGCTGAGAAAGCCTGGGTCTGGAGTGCCTTGGACTTTGCTGAAGTCGGCGAAGGTAATATTGAACAGTTGGCTGTGAGATTCAAACTGCAGGACACTGCAATCACATTTAAACAGGTCTTTGAAGAGGCTAAGGTTGCACAAGAAAGAGGGGAACTTATGACCCCGGTGATATCCAGGGTTGCCACACCTCAAGACAGTGGACCTGCAGTGGTGTCGCCCGCTAAATTCATGTTTGGCTCTGATAGCCTTCAGAAGATTTTTGGCAGTCCAAAATCTCACTCTGACGACTGCGAATCTGGTTTGAAGGCCAAAGACTCTGAACATCCTGCCAGGCCTTCATCTGTAGCACCTGCATTCAAAATCCCAGAGAAAG GACAAGGAAGTGAAAGGTCAGATGATGACTCTGAGGTGGAAGTTATGAATGTCAGGGAACCCACTGCTGAACAGGCTGCTTTGGCCAGGAAACTCCTTCTGCCTCTCACCTTCATCTGCTACTGGAATGAACCAGGCTACACCAGCGATGATCAACCTGATG ATGAGGACTACGAGTCAGCAGTAAAGGCCTTGAATGGAAAGCTTTACCCTGATCCTTCGGAGAGAAAGGCAACAGCATGTGGTGATG AGTCAGACTGCCGCCAGGTGGTCTGGGAGAAGAAGCTGACgccagaggaggagaagaaggccAAAAGCCAACAGCTTCCACACCACTTCTTCTGTGGCCTGAGCACCACAGACAATGACTCGGATCACAACAAATCTGAGGACTTTGAGACAGAAGTCCGCAAG GATGCCCAGTTAAACAAAGCTGATAAGGTCTCTAGCAGTGCTGCTGAAGAGACATCAGACGCGTCATCCAGCAGCGCCGAGGCTGCAGACGGCTCGTCTACAATAGAGAACCAAACCTCAGACCACCCAACAGACACTCAGAGTGAAGCTCCTAGCAGCATGTCTCCCACTGACCTGTCAACTAAGAAGAGCCCAGAGCCAGAGTCTAACGCTGGGACTGCCACAGCTACTACTGCTACAACAGCAAGTCAAG ACTCCAACTTTTCTTGGGCAAACACAGGAATGACAATATTTAAGCCTTCAGTGTCTTCAGCAACAAAAATCAATGGCTATGAGGAGAtgagtgatgaagaggaagctCCTAAAAATGTGGACATTCACTTTGAGCCAATAGTGTCACTACCAGAG GTGGAGACAAAGTCTGGTGACGAGGATGAGGAAATCCTGTTTAAGGAGCGCGCCAAGCTATACCGATGGGACCGGGACCTCGGCCAGTGGAAGGAACGTGGCATCGGTGATCTCAAGATCCTCTTCCACCCAACCAAACATTTCTACCGAATTCTGATGAGAAGAGAACGGGTGCTGAGAGTTTGTGCCAACCACACAATCTCACAGGCGATGGAACTCAAACCCATGAATGCCTCACCTAACGCACTTCGCTGGACTGCCACCGACTACTCAG ATGGTGATGCTGCAGTGGAGCAGCTGGCAGCCAAGTTCAAAACCCCTGAGATAGCCGAATCCTTCAAGAAGACCTTCTGCGAGTGTCAGAGCCGCATAGGCCAAAGTAGTGACGATGCCTCATGTATCTCCTCACCACAGATGTCTAGAGTTCAAGAGCACTCAAGAGACTCTAACCCAAAGGTTTTCCTCACAGTGGCAGCAGACGGCCAACCACTGGGCACAATGACTGTAGAGCTTTTCTCTCATATTGTTCCCAAGACAGTGGAGAACTTCAGGGTTCTCTGCACCGGTGAGAAAGGCTTCGGGCTGCGGGACTCCATCTTCCACAAGGTCATACCGGACTTCATGTGTCAG GGTGGTGACATCACCAACAGTGATGGCACAGGAGGCAAGTCCATCTATGGCAGCAAGTTTGAGGACGAGAACTTCGATGTTCGGCACACAGGCCCGGGCATACTGTCCATGGCCAATCGAGGGCGTGACACCAACAACTCGCAGTTCTTCATCACCCTGAAGAAAGCCGAACACCTGGACTTCAAACACGTGGCTTTCGGCTGGGTACAGGAAGGCATGGATGTGGTGCAACAGATGGGAGAGCTGGGCACAAAGGGAGGCGTGCCCGCAAAGAAGATTGTCATCACAGACTGCGGACAGCTCTAG